Proteins encoded together in one Staphylococcus aureus window:
- the tatC gene encoding twin-arginine translocase subunit TatC encodes MVHFSELRHRLVKILLSFVITVIVVYVSSFWWMTPFITYITRAHVSLHAFSFTEMIQIYVMIIFFIAFCFISPVMFYQLWAFIAPGLHNNERQFIYKYSFFSVLLFCAGVAFAFYVGFPMIIQFALKLSLTLNISPVIGFKAYLIELIRWLFTFGLLFQLPILFMGLAKFGLIDTTSLKHYRKYIYFACFVLASIIAPPDLTLNILLTLPLILLFEFSMFIVKFTCRGKPPTH; translated from the coding sequence CTGGTTCACTTTAGCGAACTACGCCATCGGTTAGTAAAAATTTTATTGTCGTTCGTCATTACGGTCATCGTCGTATATGTTTCATCATTTTGGTGGATGACACCATTCATAACGTATATTACCCGTGCACATGTGTCCTTACATGCATTTTCATTCACAGAAATGATACAAATATACGTGATGATTATATTTTTCATCGCGTTTTGTTTCATTTCACCAGTCATGTTTTATCAATTGTGGGCATTCATTGCACCTGGATTACATAATAATGAACGTCAATTTATTTATAAATATAGTTTTTTCAGCGTGTTATTATTCTGTGCTGGCGTCGCTTTTGCATTTTATGTTGGCTTTCCAATGATCATTCAATTCGCGTTAAAATTATCATTAACTTTAAACATTTCGCCTGTCATTGGCTTTAAAGCATATTTGATTGAACTCATACGTTGGTTATTCACATTTGGTCTTCTATTTCAATTACCAATATTATTTATGGGTCTTGCAAAATTCGGTCTTATAGATACCACATCATTGAAACATTATCGTAAATATATTTATTTCGCTTGCTTTGTATTAGCAAGTATCATTGCACCACCCGATTTAACATTAAATATATTACTCACATTGCCACTCATATTGCTCTTTGAGTTCAGTATGTTCATCGTTAAGTTCACATGCCGAGGCAAACCGCCAACACATTAA
- a CDS encoding twin-arginine translocase TatA/TatE family subunit, with translation MIIMITNTFILGITGPTSLVVISIIALIIFGPKKLPQFGRAIGSTLKEFKSATEDLDKESHDTPSKESKQQREQ, from the coding sequence TTGATTATCATGATAACTAACACTTTTATTTTAGGCATCACAGGCCCAACAAGTCTTGTCGTCATTAGCATTATCGCTTTAATTATTTTTGGTCCGAAAAAATTACCACAATTTGGCCGTGCCATCGGTTCTACTTTAAAAGAATTTAAATCTGCAACAGAAGATTTAGATAAAGAGTCTCACGATACACCCAGTAAGGAATCGAAACAACAGCGAGAGCAATAG
- a CDS encoding DUF1398 domain-containing protein, producing the protein MAFTLSAIQQAHQQFTGVDFPKLFKAFKDMGMTYNIVNIQDGTATYVHQSEDDIVTSSVKSNHPVAQKSNKTIVQDVLTRHQQGQTDFETFCDEMAEAGIYKWHIDIQAGTCTYIDLQDQAVISELIPQ; encoded by the coding sequence ATGGCATTTACATTATCTGCAATTCAACAAGCACATCAACAATTTACTGGTGTTGACTTTCCAAAACTATTCAAAGCTTTTAAAGATATGGGGATGACTTACAATATCGTCAACATTCAAGATGGCACTGCAACATACGTACATCAATCAGAAGATGATATCGTTACGTCATCTGTAAAAAGTAATCATCCTGTTGCTCAAAAATCAAACAAAACAATAGTTCAAGACGTCTTAACTAGACATCAACAAGGGCAAACAGATTTTGAAACATTTTGTGATGAAATGGCTGAAGCTGGCATTTATAAATGGCATATCGATATTCAAGCGGGCACTTGTACTTATATCGACTTGCAAGACCAAGCTGTTATTTCAGAATTAATCCCTCAATAA
- a CDS encoding helix-turn-helix transcriptional regulator, protein MRNRLKELRARDGLNQTQLAKQAGVSRQTISLIERNNFMPSVLTAIKIARIFNETVETVFIIEEDEA, encoded by the coding sequence GTGCGTAATCGATTGAAAGAATTACGAGCACGAGATGGCTTAAACCAAACGCAACTTGCTAAACAAGCGGGCGTTTCAAGACAAACCATATCGCTAATTGAGCGAAACAATTTTATGCCATCAGTATTAACGGCAATAAAAATTGCTCGCATTTTCAATGAAACGGTGGAAACTGTTTTTATTATTGAGGAGGATGAGGCATGA
- a CDS encoding DUF3169 family protein has protein sequence MKILRYIGYLLLGGLVGGIIGGILGNFDGFGIENLTFATYNNVVVISIVATIIIILVEAIVLMNQRRALKYKQLVDKEVDIDATDQYELLANRYVLNGSILSILQTVIAFLVLLIFVVGHAAANAILFFLIPFFASAIFNTQFTLFNRRFDDRIPKIADKNYTEKRLEILDEGERHIELIALFKTYAINLSILILAIVVIGLYSITTGINQSFSLLLIIAIFIYNAFSYLLKRRRFY, from the coding sequence ATGAAAATACTAAGATATATCGGATATCTTTTACTGGGTGGACTTGTAGGGGGTATCATAGGTGGAATTTTAGGTAATTTTGATGGATTTGGTATTGAGAACTTGACGTTTGCGACATATAACAATGTCGTTGTAATATCGATTGTTGCGACGATTATTATCATATTGGTAGAAGCCATTGTTTTGATGAATCAAAGACGTGCATTGAAGTATAAGCAACTTGTAGATAAAGAGGTAGATATCGATGCAACAGATCAATATGAGTTGCTTGCGAATCGTTATGTTTTAAATGGAAGTATATTAAGTATTCTGCAGACAGTTATTGCTTTTTTAGTATTGCTTATTTTTGTGGTAGGGCACGCTGCAGCAAATGCAATACTATTCTTTTTAATACCATTTTTTGCTAGTGCTATTTTCAATACACAATTTACACTGTTTAATAGAAGGTTTGATGACAGAATACCAAAAATTGCAGATAAGAATTACACTGAAAAGCGATTGGAAATATTGGATGAAGGTGAACGCCATATAGAATTAATTGCATTATTTAAAACATATGCGATCAACTTATCAATATTGATACTAGCCATTGTAGTAATTGGGCTTTATTCAATTACTACTGGAATTAATCAAAGCTTTAGTTTGCTACTTATCATTGCTATTTTCATATATAACGCCTTTAGTTATTTATTGAAGAGAAGACGTTTTTATTAA
- a CDS encoding ABC transporter ATP-binding protein, whose product MTTLLNVDSVNKQYKDSDFKLQDASLTISTNETVGLIGKNGSGKSTLINILVGNRHKDNGSITFFGEEHTVDDVEYKEHIGVVFDDLRVPNKLTIKDIDKVFQSIYMTWNSQKFFDLIKYFELPLQTKIKTFSRGMRMKIALTIALSHDVKLLILDEATAGMDVSGREEVMEILEDFVAQGGGILISSHISEDIEHLADKLVFMKDGRMILTEQKDILLAQYGIVTTEDKDVEIPKHLIIASRLSKGKYQILVKDYAEIENAEPLKHIDDATKIIMRGEV is encoded by the coding sequence ATGACAACATTGTTAAACGTAGATAGTGTGAACAAACAATACAAAGATTCGGATTTTAAATTGCAAGATGCATCTTTAACGATTTCTACTAATGAGACAGTTGGATTAATTGGGAAAAATGGCTCAGGTAAATCGACATTAATTAATATTCTAGTAGGCAATCGACATAAAGATAACGGTAGTATCACATTTTTTGGAGAAGAACATACCGTGGATGATGTCGAATATAAAGAACACATAGGTGTAGTGTTTGATGATTTGAGAGTGCCTAATAAATTGACTATTAAAGATATTGATAAAGTATTTCAATCTATTTATATGACTTGGAATAGTCAAAAATTCTTTGATTTAATCAAATATTTCGAGTTACCACTACAAACTAAAATTAAAACTTTTTCAAGAGGGATGCGAATGAAGATAGCTTTAACGATTGCGCTTTCTCATGATGTGAAGTTATTAATCTTAGATGAAGCAACTGCAGGTATGGATGTTTCTGGAAGAGAAGAAGTAATGGAAATACTAGAAGATTTTGTCGCACAAGGTGGAGGCATCTTAATATCATCGCATATTTCTGAAGATATAGAACATTTAGCTGATAAATTAGTGTTTATGAAAGATGGACGAATGATTTTAACTGAACAGAAAGATATACTTTTAGCACAATATGGAATTGTTACGACAGAAGATAAAGATGTTGAAATTCCTAAGCATTTAATCATTGCTTCTAGATTGTCAAAGGGGAAATATCAAATTTTAGTTAAAGATTATGCAGAAATTGAAAATGCAGAGCCTTTAAAACACATTGATGACGCTACAAAAATCATAATGCGAGGTGAAGTATAA
- a CDS encoding ABC-2 transporter permease: MKGMFLSSFYATRKQTYIYFIVAIIAAGYFAVFNPLMSSAMAGVMLITPITDNIKHEKDSRWMYYVSTLPVKRSDYIKSYFAFYLILFGASLMIGLVVTTIVTQSVMIGIMSGLMSFGIIGAYSIIFPLTFKFGAENSNVIMICASILLLISFVVFFFIYGMVSGASALEFEKISTEGWLVVIAYAVIGIVITSVSYILSIKIFNKQEL, translated from the coding sequence ATGAAAGGTATGTTCCTAAGTAGTTTTTATGCAACGAGAAAGCAAACATATATTTATTTTATAGTCGCTATTATAGCTGCAGGATACTTTGCAGTATTTAATCCGTTGATGAGTTCGGCAATGGCTGGGGTTATGTTAATCACACCTATTACTGATAATATTAAACATGAAAAAGACTCAAGATGGATGTATTATGTATCTACTTTACCGGTTAAACGTAGTGATTATATTAAGTCATACTTTGCCTTTTATTTAATCTTATTCGGTGCAAGTTTAATGATTGGATTAGTTGTGACTACGATTGTGACCCAAAGTGTGATGATTGGTATTATGTCAGGTTTAATGAGTTTTGGTATCATAGGGGCATACTCTATCATTTTCCCATTGACATTTAAATTTGGCGCTGAAAACTCCAATGTCATTATGATATGTGCATCTATACTACTACTTATTTCTTTCGTGGTCTTTTTCTTTATATATGGTATGGTTAGTGGTGCATCTGCATTAGAATTTGAAAAAATTAGCACTGAAGGATGGCTAGTTGTCATAGCATATGCGGTCATTGGTATAGTTATAACGAGCGTTTCTTATATATTGTCTATTAAAATTTTTAACAAACAAGAACTATAA
- a CDS encoding low temperature requirement protein A gives MVNALTPKHLAEKRAGFHELFFDLIFVYAIQKIAHVILTTQNGSISADLFFKYIVMSLFLWLMWSHQTFFTNRFGQVTFKDVSFMMFNMFIMVFLSNSLYPDFEKTFFPFFLCVAIMYLSIGLQYLLHIRTGLDYGDKRTCQAFASVAFVISFLSFLSLVLPQSIHYIPGFLGVFIAATGLIPFQKYLVLSPVNMMHLVERFSLLTIIIFGEVLVGLASSSFSIDHFSYIYIFQFMILISLFGVYWIITENYINHKLTSIGFRLSYTHLLINIALGVINAAIVFSNNNKLNDLFEINMMYISVLIFYIGLWLITPYFHNELTNAKYISYSLGILVMSYIVSLLFKGHDHVMIISVSVATFCIMLIYFKNQRLRNKHE, from the coding sequence ATGGTTAATGCATTAACACCAAAACATTTAGCTGAAAAGCGTGCAGGATTCCATGAGTTGTTCTTTGATTTAATTTTCGTCTATGCCATTCAAAAAATTGCACATGTGATTTTAACAACACAAAACGGTTCCATTTCAGCTGATTTATTTTTCAAATACATCGTCATGAGTTTGTTCTTATGGTTAATGTGGTCTCATCAAACATTTTTTACAAATCGATTTGGTCAAGTTACATTCAAAGACGTCTCGTTTATGATGTTTAATATGTTCATCATGGTCTTCCTATCTAACAGCCTATATCCGGACTTTGAAAAGACATTCTTCCCATTCTTCTTATGCGTGGCAATTATGTATTTAAGTATCGGATTACAGTATTTATTACATATACGTACAGGGTTAGATTATGGCGATAAGCGTACATGTCAAGCTTTTGCGAGCGTAGCCTTTGTGATTTCATTTTTATCATTTCTATCATTAGTACTACCACAAAGTATCCATTACATCCCTGGATTTTTAGGCGTATTCATTGCAGCGACAGGACTTATTCCATTTCAGAAATATCTTGTATTATCACCTGTTAATATGATGCATTTAGTAGAACGTTTTTCGTTACTAACAATTATTATCTTTGGCGAGGTACTGGTTGGTTTAGCTTCGTCATCATTTAGCATTGATCATTTTAGTTACATTTATATATTCCAATTTATGATTTTAATTAGTCTTTTCGGTGTATATTGGATCATTACTGAAAATTATATTAATCATAAATTAACATCTATCGGTTTCCGTTTATCGTATACGCATCTATTAATCAATATCGCTTTAGGTGTGATTAATGCTGCAATTGTTTTTAGTAATAACAATAAACTAAATGACTTGTTTGAAATTAATATGATGTATATCAGTGTTTTAATATTCTATATTGGATTATGGTTAATCACGCCTTATTTCCATAATGAACTGACAAACGCGAAGTATATTTCATATTCACTAGGTATACTCGTTATGTCTTATATTGTCAGCCTTTTATTTAAAGGTCACGACCATGTAATGATTATCTCAGTATCAGTTGCAACCTTCTGCATCATGCTGATTTATTTTAAAAATCAACGTCTACGTAATAAACATGAATAA
- a CDS encoding acetyl-CoA C-acetyltransferase — protein sequence MTRVVLAAAYRTPIGVFGGAFKDVPAYDLGATLIEHIIKETGLNPSEIDEVIIGNVLQAGQGQNPARIAAMKGGLPETVPAFTVNKVCGSGLKSIQLAYQSIVTGENDIVLAGGMENMSQSPMLVNNSRFGFKMGHQSMVDSMVYDGLTDVFNQYHMGITAENLVEQYGISREEQDTFAVNSQQKAVRAQQNGEFDSEIVPVSIPQRKGEPIVVTKDEGVRENVSVEKLSRLRPAFKKDGTVTAGNASGINDGAAMMLVMSEDKAKELNIEPLAVLDGFGSHGVDPSIMGIAPVGAVEKALKRSKKELSDIDVFELNEAFAAQSLAVDRELKLPPEKVNVKGGAIALGHPIGASGARVLVTLLHQLNDEVETGLTSLCIGGGQAIAAVVSKYK from the coding sequence ATGACGAGAGTCGTATTAGCAGCAGCATACAGGACACCTATTGGCGTTTTTGGAGGTGCGTTTAAAGACGTGCCAGCCTATGATTTAGGTGCGACTTTAATAGAACATATTATTAAAGAGACGGGTTTGAATCCAAGTGAGATTGATGAAGTTATCATCGGTAACGTACTACAAGCAGGACAAGGACAAAATCCAGCACGAATTGCTGCTATGAAAGGTGGCTTGCCAGAAACAGTACCTGCATTTACGGTGAATAAAGTATGTGGTTCTGGGTTAAAGTCGATTCAATTAGCATATCAATCTATTGTGACTGGTGAAAATGACATCGTGCTAGCTGGCGGTATGGAGAATATGTCTCAATCACCAATGCTTGTCAACAACAGTCGCTTTGGTTTTAAAATGGGACATCAATCAATGGTTGATAGCATGGTATATGATGGTTTAACAGATGTATTTAATCAATATCATATGGGTATTACTGCTGAAAATTTAGTAGAGCAATATGGTATTTCAAGAGAAGAACAAGATACATTTGCTGTAAACTCACAACAAAAAGCAGTACGTGCACAGCAAAATGGTGAATTTGATAGTGAAATAGTTCCAGTATCGATTCCTCAACGTAAAGGTGAACCAATCGTAGTCACTAAGGATGAAGGTGTACGTGAAAATGTATCAGTCGAAAAATTAAGTCGATTAAGACCAGCTTTCAAAAAAGACGGTACAGTTACAGCAGGTAATGCATCAGGAATCAATGATGGTGCTGCGATGATGTTAGTCATGTCAGAAGACAAAGCTAAAGAATTAAATATCGAACCATTGGCAGTGCTTGATGGCTTTGGAAGTCATGGTGTAGATCCTTCTATTATGGGTATTGCACCAGTTGGCGCTGTAGAAAAGGCTTTGAAACGTAGTAAAAAAGAATTAAGCGATATTGATGTATTTGAATTAAATGAAGCATTTGCAGCACAATCATTAGCTGTTGATCGTGAATTAAAATTACCTCCTGAAAAGGTGAATGTTAAAGGTGGCGCTATTGCATTAGGACATCCTATTGGTGCATCTGGTGCTAGAGTATTAGTGACATTATTGCATCAACTGAATGATGAAGTTGAAACTGGTTTAACATCATTGTGTATTGGTGGCGGTCAAGCTATCGCTGCAGTTGTATCAAAGTATAAATAA
- a CDS encoding cyclase family protein, giving the protein MTQYPLWQQLNTLKQATWVDLTHTFDPEIPRFSEFEKGEVSTLFTVKDHGFYVQRWNIVTQYGTHIDAPIHFVENKRYLEDIDLKELVLPLIVLDFSTEVANNNDFIVTRAHIEAWEKEHGTIEPGTFVALRTDWSKRWPNIEKFENKDANGQQHAPGWGLDALKYLIEERRVEAVGHETFDTDASVDVVKNGDLVGERYILGQDKYQVELLTNLDQLPTRGAIIYAISPKPKDAPGFPVRAFAIKPSND; this is encoded by the coding sequence ATGACACAATATCCTTTATGGCAACAATTAAATACTTTAAAACAAGCAACTTGGGTTGATTTAACGCATACATTTGATCCGGAAATACCACGTTTTAGTGAGTTTGAAAAAGGCGAAGTTTCAACTTTATTCACGGTTAAAGATCATGGTTTCTATGTGCAACGTTGGAATATTGTAACGCAATATGGTACTCACATTGATGCACCAATTCACTTTGTCGAGAATAAACGTTATTTAGAAGACATTGATTTAAAAGAATTGGTATTGCCGTTAATTGTATTAGACTTTTCAACAGAAGTAGCGAACAACAATGATTTCATCGTAACACGTGCGCATATAGAAGCATGGGAAAAAGAGCATGGTACTATTGAACCTGGCACTTTTGTTGCACTTCGTACCGATTGGTCAAAACGTTGGCCTAATATTGAAAAGTTTGAAAACAAAGATGCGAACGGACAACAACATGCACCGGGTTGGGGATTAGATGCTTTGAAGTACTTAATTGAAGAACGTCGTGTTGAAGCTGTTGGTCATGAAACATTCGATACCGATGCATCTGTGGACGTTGTAAAAAATGGTGATTTAGTTGGCGAACGTTATATTCTTGGTCAGGATAAATACCAAGTCGAGTTATTAACTAATTTAGATCAATTACCAACTCGTGGCGCCATCATTTACGCTATCAGCCCTAAACCAAAAGATGCACCTGGGTTCCCTGTTAGAGCATTTGCAATTAAACCATCAAATGACTAA
- the metE gene encoding 5-methyltetrahydropteroyltriglutamate--homocysteine S-methyltransferase — protein sequence MTTIKTSNLGFPRLGRKREWKKAIESYWAKKISKEELDQTLTDLHKENLLLQKYYHLDSIPVGDFSLYDHILDTSLLFNIIPERFQGRTIDDDLLFDIARGNKDHVASALIKWFNTNYHYIVPEWDNVEPKVSRNVLLDRFKYAQSLNVNAHPVIVGPITFVKLSKGGHQTFEEKVKTLLPLYKEVFESLIDAGAEYIQVDEPILVTDDSESYENITREAYDYFEKAGVAKKLVIQTYFERAHLKFLSSLPVGGIGLDFVHDNGYNLKQIEAGDFDKSKTLYAGIIDGRNVWASDIEAKKVLIDKLLAHTNELVIQPSSSLLHVPVSLDDETLDTSVGEGLSFATEKLDELDALRRLFNQNDSVKYDKLKARYERFQNQSFKNLDYDFESVRTSRQSPFAQRIEQQQKRLNLPDLPTTTIGSFPQSREVRKYRADWKNKRITDEAYETFLKNEIARWIKIQEDIGLDVLVHGEFERNDMVEFFGEKLQGFLVTKFGWVQSYGSRAVKPPIIYGDVKWTAPLTVDETVYAQSLTDKPVKGMLTGPVTILNWSFERVDLPRKVVQDQIALAINEEVLALEAAGIKVIQVDEPALREGLPLRSEYHEQYLKDAVLSFKLATSSVRDETQIHTHMCYSQFGQIIHAIHDLDADVISIETSRSHGDLIKDFEDINYDLGIGLGVYDIHSPRIPTKEEITTAINRSLQQIDRSLFWVNPDCGLKTRKEEEVKDALTVLVNAVKAKRQE from the coding sequence ATGACAACAATTAAAACATCAAACTTAGGATTCCCAAGATTAGGTAGAAAAAGAGAATGGAAAAAAGCCATCGAAAGTTATTGGGCAAAGAAGATTTCTAAAGAAGAATTAGATCAAACATTAACTGATCTACATAAAGAAAATTTATTATTACAAAAGTACTATCACTTAGATAGCATCCCAGTTGGTGATTTCTCTTTATATGACCATATATTAGATACGTCATTATTATTCAACATCATCCCTGAACGTTTCCAAGGAAGAACTATTGATGATGATTTATTATTTGATATTGCTCGCGGTAATAAAGACCATGTTGCAAGTGCACTTATAAAATGGTTTAACACTAACTATCATTACATCGTACCTGAATGGGACAATGTTGAGCCTAAAGTGAGTCGCAATGTATTATTAGATCGCTTTAAATATGCCCAATCTTTAAACGTTAACGCTCACCCTGTCATTGTTGGTCCGATTACTTTTGTTAAATTATCAAAAGGCGGTCACCAAACTTTTGAAGAAAAAGTTAAAACGTTATTACCACTTTATAAAGAAGTGTTTGAATCATTAATTGATGCAGGTGCTGAGTACATTCAAGTTGATGAGCCAATCTTAGTTACAGACGACAGCGAAAGCTATGAAAATATTACACGTGAAGCTTATGACTATTTCGAAAAAGCTGGTGTTGCTAAAAAATTAGTCATTCAAACATACTTTGAACGTGCACATCTTAAATTCTTAAGTTCTTTACCTGTTGGTGGTATAGGTTTAGACTTTGTCCATGATAATGGCTATAACCTTAAACAAATTGAAGCTGGAGATTTTGATAAATCAAAAACATTATACGCTGGAATTATTGATGGTCGTAATGTATGGGCAAGTGACATTGAAGCTAAAAAAGTCTTAATCGATAAATTGTTAGCACACACTAATGAACTTGTCATTCAACCATCATCTTCATTATTACATGTTCCAGTATCTTTAGATGATGAAACATTAGATACAAGTGTTGGCGAAGGCTTAAGCTTTGCAACTGAAAAATTAGACGAATTAGATGCATTGCGTCGCCTATTTAATCAAAACGATAGTGTTAAATATGATAAATTAAAAGCACGTTATGAGCGTTTCCAAAATCAATCATTCAAAAACTTAGATTATGATTTCGAAAGCGTGCGTACTTCAAGACAATCACCATTCGCGCAACGTATTGAACAACAACAAAAACGTTTGAACTTACCGGATTTACCAACAACAACTATTGGATCATTCCCACAAAGCCGAGAAGTTCGAAAATACCGTGCAGATTGGAAGAACAAACGCATTACAGACGAAGCATATGAAACATTCTTAAAAAATGAAATTGCTCGATGGATTAAAATTCAAGAAGACATTGGCTTAGATGTATTAGTTCACGGTGAATTTGAACGTAATGACATGGTTGAATTCTTCGGAGAAAAATTACAAGGTTTCTTAGTAACTAAATTCGGTTGGGTGCAATCATATGGTTCACGTGCCGTAAAACCACCAATCATTTATGGTGATGTAAAATGGACAGCGCCTTTAACTGTTGATGAAACAGTTTATGCACAAAGCTTAACAGATAAACCAGTTAAAGGTATGTTAACTGGACCTGTAACAATTCTAAACTGGTCATTTGAACGTGTTGATTTACCACGTAAAGTCGTTCAAGATCAAATTGCTTTAGCAATCAACGAAGAAGTATTAGCACTTGAAGCTGCAGGAATCAAAGTTATCCAAGTTGACGAACCTGCATTACGTGAAGGCTTACCATTACGCTCTGAATATCACGAACAATATCTTAAAGATGCTGTTTTATCATTTAAACTTGCAACGTCTTCAGTTCGTGATGAAACTCAAATCCATACACATATGTGTTATTCTCAATTCGGTCAAATCATTCATGCTATTCATGACTTAGATGCTGATGTTATTTCAATTGAAACATCTCGTAGCCATGGTGATTTAATTAAAGACTTTGAAGATATTAATTATGATTTAGGTATTGGTCTAGGTGTATATGATATTCATAGTCCACGTATTCCAACAAAAGAAGAAATTACTACAGCAATCAATCGTTCACTACAACAAATCGACCGCTCATTATTCTGGGTAAACCCTGACTGTGGTTTAAAAACGCGAAAAGAAGAAGAAGTTAAAGATGCATTGACTGTGCTTGTGAATGCTGTTAAAGCTAAACGCCAAGAATAA